The genomic DNA CCGTTCTGGGCGGCCAATCTGGTGGACCGGCTCTGGCTGATGCTCGTGCCCATCATCGCCGTGCTCGTGCCCCTGGGCCGGGCGGTGCCCGCGCTGTACCAGTGGCGGGTGCGCTCGCGCATCTTCCGCTGGTACGCGCGCCTCAAGGAGATCGAGATCCAATTGGAGGAGAGCCCCGAGCGGTCCCAGCTGGAGGAGATGCTCAAGCGACTCGACGAGGCCGAGCACGCGGTGAATCACATCCCCATCCCGCTCGCGTACGCGGAGAACCTGTACTTCTTCCGCGAGCACATCGACATCGTACGCCGACGCATTGTCCGGCGGCTGACCGGGTCCTCGGAGGCCCCGGCCGTCGGCGTGTCGCTGGTGATATGAGGTCCGCGGCGTCTTCTGAAATCGTCTGGCTAGCCCACCGCGAGCGTCTCGAGGAACGCGGGGCACGGGCTCGGGAGTGGCGCGGCATTCCGGTGCGACGAGGACAGCTCCGCGAGCAATCCGTCGCGCAGCCCCCGCTTCACGGCGGTGATGCCCTCCAGTCCGAGGTGCCGCGCGCTCTGCTCCAGCAGGATGGCGCCCGCGACGATGATGTCCGCGCGCCGGGGCTCGAAGTGCTCGCGCCGCTGGGCCGGCGACATCCCGGCGAGCACCTCCACGGCACACGAGAGCTGGCCCAGGGTCGCATGTGAATCGCCCCCGGCCGCGAAGCGCACCACGGCCCGGATCGTCCCCGAGGAGCCCAGTGCCACCCGCGGCGAATCCTCGAGCGAGCAGGGGAAGGCCGTGGACAACCGCTCCTCCACGAAGCCGCGCACCTGCCGCAGCCGCGTGGGCTTCACCTCGCCCACGGTGTCGAACAGCTCCGTCAGGCGCACCGCACCCAGGGGCAGACTCCACAGCGCATCGGGCCGCTGGCCCGTGGCGAGAACGACCTCGGTGGAGCCTCCTCCCAGGTCCATCACCATCGAGCGCGTGCGCGGGGGCACGCGGTTCAGCACGCCCTGGCAGATGAGCCGCGCCTCTTCCTGGCCGCTGATCACCTCCAGGTCCAGCCCCGTCTCGGTGCGCACCCGCTGGAGGATCTCCATCCGGTTGCCCGCCTCGCGCATGGCGCTGGTGGCCACCGCTCGCACCCGGGCGTCGTGGCGCCGGCACAATGACGCATAGCGTCGCAGCGTGCCCACCAGCCGATCCGCCGTCTCCCGGGGCATCACCCCGTGCGTGAAGACGCCCTCTCCCGGACGGATGGCATCCCGCTCCTTCAGGAAGGTCTCCAACGCACCGTTGGCTCCGAAGCGGGCCAGTTCCAGGCGGGCCGCGTTGGTTCCCACATCGATGGCGGCGAAGACGGACCGGGAGGTCGAAGTAGCCATGGTCGGCGAACCCTTGGGTGAGAGGGGGCAGCGCTCTGCTCGAACCTCAAGCTAGAAGGGCTTTGTGACAGCGCCGTGGCGGAACAACGCTGTTCACCCAAAGTTTTCAAAGCGGCCGTCGATGGCCTCCCCGGGCTCCTACCGGGCGAGCGTCCAGGCGCTCGGTGTCATGGGGCGCGGCGGACGAGCTCCAGCAAGGCTTGGCGCGCGTAGCCGTCGATCCAGCCCCATGGCGTGTGGGGACTCGCGGCCCGCTGCTCGAACTCCTCGCGAGGCAGCCGCAGTAGTTCCTGGCCCGTCTGGGAGAGCGCGAGGTAGTCGCGCAGCAACCGCTTCTCCTCGCGCCGGAGGAGGACGCAGTTGCGTGCGTTGGGCGCCAGCGTGTCCTCGCGCAGCACCCGCTCGTCTTCCTCGAAGGAGGTGTCGAACCCGGCGAGCCGGGCCTCGCACGCCGCGGCCAGGGCGCCGAGCACCCGCGCCTCGTTCGCCACGCCCAGGGGCTCGATGGTCTTCGCGCCTCCGATGAGCCGGTTGGCGAGGATCATGATCTCCTCGGGCGTCGCGTGGGCGATGCGCAGGAAGGAGAACATCAGCTGGGTGGACGCGTGGTCCAGCTGGCGCGGAACCTTGAAGGGCCTCGGCGTCGTGGGCGAGGGGAGTGCCAGCAGGGACTGCTTCATGGCGGCCAGCGCG from Melittangium boletus DSM 14713 includes the following:
- a CDS encoding Ppx/GppA phosphatase family protein; its protein translation is MATSTSRSVFAAIDVGTNAARLELARFGANGALETFLKERDAIRPGEGVFTHGVMPRETADRLVGTLRRYASLCRRHDARVRAVATSAMREAGNRMEILQRVRTETGLDLEVISGQEEARLICQGVLNRVPPRTRSMVMDLGGGSTEVVLATGQRPDALWSLPLGAVRLTELFDTVGEVKPTRLRQVRGFVEERLSTAFPCSLEDSPRVALGSSGTIRAVVRFAAGGDSHATLGQLSCAVEVLAGMSPAQRREHFEPRRADIIVAGAILLEQSARHLGLEGITAVKRGLRDGLLAELSSSHRNAAPLPSPCPAFLETLAVG